The following are from one region of the Verrucomicrobiia bacterium genome:
- the rpsF gene encoding 30S ribosomal protein S6: MREAQTNNYEVTFILGEASTAEQAAAKTKEVSALITKLGGKTEKDEQWGKRDLAYPINKNRSGTYVTMWFSMPSSEVMAFERALRFDESVIRSLVIKAYTTAQPGSLYPVPEEEKPARGSRRTSDKDAAVSAEEELRRNSGTKKDKAAAVDAEEETLSEEDRLKQLDDAVDELLKDESAE, from the coding sequence ATGCGTGAAGCACAAACCAATAATTACGAAGTCACCTTCATCCTAGGAGAGGCCTCTACAGCTGAACAGGCTGCAGCCAAAACCAAGGAAGTAAGTGCCCTCATCACAAAGCTCGGCGGAAAAACCGAGAAAGATGAGCAGTGGGGCAAGCGCGACCTAGCGTACCCAATCAACAAGAACCGTTCTGGCACCTACGTGACCATGTGGTTCTCCATGCCTTCCTCCGAGGTCATGGCGTTTGAGCGCGCCCTCCGCTTCGATGAGAGCGTTATCCGTTCCTTGGTAATCAAGGCCTACACAACTGCCCAGCCAGGCAGCCTCTACCCAGTTCCTGAGGAAGAGAAGCCTGCCCGTGGCAGCCGCCGCACTTCTGACAAAGACGCAGCCGTTTCTGCGGAAGAAGAGCTCCGCCGCAACAGCGGCACCAAAAAGGACAAGGCTGCAGCAGTCGACGCTGAAGAAGAAACCCTCTCTGAGGAAGACCGTCTTAAGCAACTCGACGACGCTGTAGATGAACTCCTTAAGGATGAATCAGCAGAATAA
- a CDS encoding single-stranded DNA-binding protein, whose amino-acid sequence MINLNRIEVIGNLTRDPELRMTPNNQSITSFSVATNRRYRDNAGQWIDSPPEFHNIIVWGALGERCNQILHKGDRVYVSGRLQSSSWESPDGQKKSKTEIVADSIIGPDTINKNMGGGSEDGGFAPSSSAAPAKSSPKKATAPAADEEINIDDIPF is encoded by the coding sequence ATGATCAACTTGAACCGCATCGAAGTCATCGGCAACCTCACACGGGACCCTGAGCTTCGCATGACGCCAAACAATCAGAGCATTACCTCATTCAGCGTGGCTACCAACCGCCGCTACCGCGACAACGCGGGACAGTGGATCGATTCCCCACCTGAGTTCCACAACATCATTGTGTGGGGCGCACTTGGTGAGCGCTGCAACCAAATCCTACACAAGGGAGACCGCGTGTATGTTTCTGGCCGCTTGCAATCCAGTTCATGGGAATCCCCTGATGGTCAGAAGAAAAGCAAGACCGAAATCGTTGCCGATAGCATTATTGGCCCTGACACCATCAACAAAAACATGGGTGGTGGTTCAGAAGACGGTGGTTTTGCCCCCTCTTCCTCTGCCGCACCTGCCAAGTCTTCCCCCAAGAAGGCCACCGCACCTGCCGCTGACGAAGAAATCAACATTGACGATATTCCGTTTTAA
- the rpsR gene encoding 30S ribosomal protein S18 — MPAPRNAKAAKGGYPVQRKRRPQVTRDTREIDHKNIALIKRYTNEFGAIESRRRSGNAPVTQRMLAQAIKRARILALLPFVKN; from the coding sequence ATGCCAGCACCACGTAACGCCAAGGCCGCGAAAGGTGGGTACCCAGTACAGCGCAAGCGCCGTCCACAGGTAACCCGCGACACCCGCGAAATTGACCACAAAAACATTGCGCTTATTAAGCGCTACACCAACGAGTTTGGCGCCATCGAGTCCCGTCGCCGCAGCGGAAACGCCCCTGTTACCCAGCGCATGCTGGCTCAGGCAATCAAGCGCGCACGCATCTTGGCACTCTTGCCATTCGTTAAGAACTAA
- the efp gene encoding elongation factor P codes for MLSITDLKTGTTFDMNGDPVVVLGYQHSKMGRSGAVLRTKLRNLKTGATFDITFKSSDKFEEAPLERRSCQYLYAEGNGFVFMDNASFEQLTLSGDVVGEKSRYLKEGSELQIVFYEDKPVSVVFPIKMEFEVVHTEPGVKGDTAQGGSKPATLETGAIITVPLFVKIGDILRVNTDENTYVERANR; via the coding sequence ATGCTTAGTATTACTGACCTCAAAACCGGCACCACATTCGACATGAATGGCGATCCCGTTGTTGTCCTGGGTTACCAGCACAGCAAAATGGGCCGCAGCGGTGCCGTGCTCCGCACCAAGCTCCGGAACCTCAAGACAGGCGCTACTTTTGACATCACGTTCAAAAGCAGCGACAAGTTTGAAGAGGCTCCCCTGGAGCGCCGGAGTTGTCAGTACCTCTACGCCGAAGGTAACGGCTTTGTTTTCATGGACAACGCTTCCTTTGAACAGCTCACCCTCAGTGGTGACGTAGTAGGTGAAAAGTCCCGCTACCTGAAAGAAGGGAGTGAACTCCAGATTGTTTTCTACGAGGACAAGCCAGTGAGCGTCGTCTTCCCCATTAAAATGGAGTTTGAAGTAGTCCACACAGAACCAGGCGTTAAGGGCGATACCGCCCAGGGCGGCAGCAAACCTGCAACCTTGGAAACGGGTGCCATTATCACCGTCCCGCTCTTTGTGAAGATTGGCGACATCCTTCGGGTGAACACAGACGAGAACACCTACGTGGAACGCGCAAACCGCTAA